GAAAGCCCGGTATGCCAGACATGAAGTAGCAAGAGAAGATATTGGGAGCCTTCCGGCTGCCTGCGGGGTATATCTTTTCAAAAACCGGAAGGCGGAGGTGATCTATGTCGGAAAGGCCATTAATATTGTAAAACGGGTCAAATCTCATCTAAGCAGGAGTCCTTCCGTCTTTCGCCGGAATTTGGCCGATGAGATCCACTCGGTGGCCACGATTCTCACTCATAATGAACATGAGGCACTGCTTCTTGAAGAAGAATTGATCAAAAATTACCGGCCGCGATATAACCTTCGTCTCCGGGACGACAAGAGCTATCCCTATCTTTGTTTTTCCCGAGATGGAAAGTTTCCTGCGGTCAGCTTCACCCGGCGAAAAACGGCGAAAAACGGCCTTTTTTTCGGCCCTTATACTGATTCCCGCAAAACCAGGGAAGGACTGAAAATTCTCCGGTCGATATTTCAAATTCGTGGATGTAAACATCCGGAAAATCGTTTTCCCCTGGTTCGTCCTTGTCTCGATCACGAAGTGGGACTGTGCAGTGCGCCCTGTGTAGGAAAGGTGACCGAGGATGTATATCAGGAGAACCTGTGGGACGCCCACGCTTTTTTACGAGGCGAATTCAAAAACGTGGAAGAGCGCTTGGAACGGGATATGTGGGCTTCAGCTAAGGATCTCGATTTCGAAAAGGCGGTTTATTTCCGCGGGCGCCTAGAGGCGGTCCGGAAAATAATGATTCGCTACCGGCTGGTTCTCGAGGAAGCAGCCGATGTGGATTTTATCGAAGGGGGTTTTTGGGAGGGACTGGCTGGTGTGACGGTGGTGAAAATTCGGCGAGGATGTCTGGTCGGGAGTGAAAACTATCTGGTTACTCTGGAAGGTCAGCCGGAGCACCATGATCTCATTCAGGAGTTCCTGGAGAGCTTTTACTCCGACGTAGACTTTGTTCCCCCCCGGTTGGTCGTCGCGGTCCAAAATCAGGATGACCTCAGACAAAATGCTAGCGAACTTTCGTTCCCCCTGAACGTTACCCTGCCCCGCGATGACCGGGAACGGGATCTCCTCACCCTTGCCCGGGAAAACATCAAAAAGACTCTGGAAGGGGAGAGACGGCGAATCCTTCTCAAGGAAATGGCTGGAGAAGAACTCCTTATCCGGACCAGAGACGTTCTTGTCCTGCCGATGCTCCCCCGCCTTGTGGACGCAGTGGATATATCCACGTTCCAGGGAGATGAAACGGTCGGGGTGGTGGTCTCTTTTCAGGAAGGAAGGCCGGCGAAAAAACGGTACCGGAAATTCATTCTGAAGGGAGGAGAAGCCCCGGATGACTATGCCGCAATAGATGCGGTTCTTGTCCGCTACTTTCGCCAGTTGCAATGTCAGAATCGCGATTTGCCGGATTTCCTGCTGGTCGATGGAGGGGAGGGGCAACTCTCCGCAGCCCGGCAGGCCATGAACAAAGTCGGGGTTCAGATTCCCGCGGCGGCTCTGGCCAAAGGATTCGAGGAAATTCACTTACTATCCGGCAGTTCTCCTCTGCGGCTCCCGGATCATTCGGAAGTGCTCCGGTTTCTTCAACGGGTGCGGGATGAAGCCCATCGGTTCGCACTCGGCTTTCATCGTCTGCGACGGAACAAACGCGGGTTCGAAGGGATCCTCGATGGGATTCCCGGAGTCGGACCGGTCCGAAAAAAGCGCTTACTCACCGCCTTCAACAACCTTGGCGATCTGCTTGAAGTTACGCCCCAGGAGGCGAGTCAAACCCTCCGGATCCCGCAACAGGTAATCGACGAGATCAGAATCCGGCTCCGGAGTCGGTTCGCCGATAAGTGAACAACGGGGACGGAAAGGTTCTTCTATCTTAAATCTTGAGTTGTATTGAACAAATGGATGCCGTGCATGATAGATTTCCATGAGCGAGTCAAGCAGGAGCTTAATGCTCTGTTCCCGGTGGAACCACTGTTGGTCCGGGCCGAATGGACCGGTCTTTTGCGGGGAGGGGGGGTATACCGTCAGGACTCCGAGGGTGCGGCGATCTCGTTTGTGCATCGGGAATTGGCCCTGATCAAGAAAATAATCTATTTCCAAAAATTGTTGTTTCCCGGTTTTCTTCATTCCCTGTCGCGTATCGACCGGGAAGGCTTGAGTCGGGGAACCTACTACCAGGTCATTATTTCTCACGGACCAGCCCACAACCTCATTCTTGACCTCAACAGCAATGAAGACGTGATCTTTAATACCGGGACGCACGGGTTTGACCACTATATACGGGGCTTCTTTGAGGCCCGGGGTTATCTGGGAAATCCCCGTCGGGCCTATCACCTTGAGTTTCCAATCAGTTCGGGGTCGTTGGCAGAAAGAATTATGGGCCGTTTGTCGGAGGAATCTCTCGCCTTCACTCTTCGCTACCGAAAGGGTGAGTACAGCCTTTATACCAAAAAAGGAAGCACAATTGGAGACTTTCTCCGTTTTATCGGGGCTTTGCGGGCGTACCTCGAATTCGAGAAAATTACTGTGGAAAAGTCGACCATCAACGATATCATCCGATGGGCAAACTGTGAAACGGCCAATCTGGATAAAGTGGTGCAATCATCCTCACGCCAGCGACGTCTGATCGCTCTTTTGAATACCGAAAACCTGCCGCCGCCCCTAAGGGAAATTGCGGATCTCCGGGTGAAATATCCATTTATGTCCATGCGGGAACTGGGCGACCGCTGTAATCCGATATTGTCGAAAACCGAAGTTTTCCGCAGGCTTCGCCGGATTGAACGCCAAGCGATACGCGAAGGGGTAGACAGAGAGGAAAAGTTAACATAGAATAATAGGAGTTATACCAATATTTCCAACTCTTCCCTTTCCAGTTTTTTCTTAAAAAAATTATAAGGAGGAACATAGATGGCTAGTGTGGTTTTCAAGGATATCGTGAAGCGTTTTGGCGAAGTTATGGCGGTGAATAAGGTCAGTCTGGATATCCAGAACGAAGAGTTTATCGTTCTGGTTGGCCCGTCAGGTTGCGGAAAGACCACGACGCTTCGGATGCTGGCCGGTCTGGAAGAGATCGATAGCGGTGAAATATTCATCGGAGAAACCCTGGTCAACGATGTTCCACCCAAAGACCGGGACATCGCCATGGTTTTTCAAAACTATGCGTTGTACCCTCACATGGATGTTTACAATAACATGGCCTTCGGCCTGAAACTCCGGAAATTTCCCAGGACCGAGATCGACCAGCGGGTGAAGGAGGCGGCCGATCTTCTGGGTATCGGCGAACTGCTCGGCCGAAAACCGAAACAGCTCTCCGGCGGTCAGCGACAGCGCGTGGCGGTAGGTCGGGCGATCGTCCGTCATCCGAAAGTGTTCTTGTTCGATGAGCCGCTGTCCAACCTCGATGCCAAGCTCAGGGTCCAGATGAGAGCCGAATTGTCCAAGCTTCACAACCGGCTCAAGACCACCATGATTTACGTGACGCATGACCAGATTGAGGCCATGACCATGGGAGACCGGATTGTGGTCATGCGGGATGGTTTGGTTCAGCAAGTCGGAAGCCCAATTGCCTTGTATAACGAGCCGGTCAACAAGTTCGTGGCTGGGTTTATCGGGACCCCCTCGATGAATTTTCTCGATGTAGTCGTCAAAAAAGAGGGAGACAATATCATTCTCGACGGCCAGTCCTTCAAGATACAGATTCCTCCCGACTACAAGGCCAAACTTGAACCTCTCGTCAACCAGGAAGCGACCTTCGGCATCCGACCCCAGGACATCTATGACCTGCGGTATGCCCGGGAGATGGAGCACAATCACGGGAACCTCATCGAAGCGACCGTCGATGTTGTGGAACCGCTGGGTTCGGAACAGATTATCTATCTGACTTGTGGTGCACATACGATTGTCGCCGTCTTGGACATGCAGACGCATACCGACGTGGGAGACTTCTTGAGCGCGGTTGTCGACACCGCCAAGATTCACGTCTTCAAAAACGATACCGAAGTGGCGATCATTTAGGAGACAGGTCTTGCTGGTGGCGCGACCATAAGACTCATGTGGTTCACGGATGAGACAAAACGAGAGAGAGGGGGGCAACACCCCCTCTTTTTTCATGCCTGTCATGGATTCGGAATTTGACCGGTCGTTGTCTTCGTGTATAATAGGACGTATGGCTTTTCCGGATCTGACTGTGCAGATGAAAAACTGCTCATACACATACGAAGAAGGAGGTATGCTCGTTGAAAATCGGGATTAACGGTTTCGGACGTATCGGCAGATTGGTCTATCGGCGCATGCTCGAAATGGGAGACTTTGACGTAGTGGCTGTCAACGATCTGACCAAAACGGAAGTCCTGGCCCACTTGCTCAAGTATGATTCGGTGCATGGGAGCATAGGTAACGAGGTCAGTACCCAGGATAACGCGATTCTGGTCGACGGAAAACCTTTGCAGGTCTTCGCTCAAAAAGATCCCGGCCAGTTGCCCTGGAAAGACCTGGGGGTTTCTCTGGTGATCGAATCCACTGGGAGATTCACCGACCGGAACAGCGCCTCTTTGCACCTGCAAGCTGGTGCCTCGAAGGTCATTATCAGCGCCCCGGCCAAACAGCCGGATGTAACTATTGTCATGGGTGTGAACGAGGCGATGTACAAAGCCGCCGAGCACCACATCGTTTCCAACGCTTCGTGTACCACCAACTGCCTGGCTCCGGTAGTCAAGGTTCTGCACGACCATTTTTCGGTGGTCAAAGGATACATGACCACCATTCATGCCTATACGAACGACCAGGTCATTCTCGATTTTCCACACAAAGACCTGCGGCGGGCCCGGGCAGCCGGCCTGTCGATGATTCCCACGACGACCGGAGCGGCCCGGGCTATCGGGGAGGTTATGCCCGAGTTGAAGGGCAAGCTTGATGGCGGAGCGATTCGGGTTCCCATTCCCGATGTTTCGGTGGTTGACTTCGTGGCTCTGGTTGAGAGGGAGACGACTGCCGAAGCGGTGAATGGCGCCTTGAAGAATGCGGCCGATGGACCCATGAAGGGTATTCTGGCCTATAACGATCTTCCTCTCGTCTCGGTCGACTATTTGCACAGCACCTATTCGTCGATTGTCGACGGTCTGTCCACCAAGGTCAGTGGGAACTTGCTCAAGGTCTTGGCTTGGTATGACAATGAATGGGGATATTCCTGCCGGACTGTTGACCTCGTCCGGTACATGATGGCGTAGGTGGGTGGATGAGCCGCATACCGATTACCGCTGGCAACTGGAAAATGCACAAAACCACGGAAGAGGCCTCGGCATTTGCCGAGGCCCTGCTAAGCGACCTACCGGTGAGAGCCGGAGGGGCAATGGAGATCATTATCTGTCCGCCTTTTACCTCTCTCGGGTCCCTTCAACAAAAAGTCTACGGAACGCCTGTCAAACTTGGCGCGCAAAATATGCATGGGGAGAACTGGGGAGCCTTCACCGGGGAAATTTCCCCTGCAATGCTCGTCGATGTTGGATGTACCTACGTAATTCTTGGCCATTCCGAAAGACGGCATATATTCGGAGAAAAATCCGCGGATATTGGCCGGAAAGTCGCTGCGGCCTTGGCTCATGACCTGCGACCCATCCTTTGTGTCGGAGAAACGATCGAGGAACGGGAAGCGAAGCGCACGGAATCAGTGATCAAAGGACAATTGGCGGCTGGGATTGCCGGGGTGACGGAAGATAAAGCCGAGACCCTGGTGATTGCCTATGAACCGGTTTGGGCGATTGGAACCGGGAGAGCAGCCGCCCCCGCAGACGCCCGGCAGGTGATTGAATTTATTCGGCGGGAACTGGCTGGAGCCTGGAATGTGAAAACATCCGAGCGTTGTCGCATTCTTTACGGGGGAAGCGTCAAAGGTGAAAATGTTTTTGAATTTGTCCAGGATAAGGATATCGATGGGACGCTGGTCGGTGGAGCGAGTCTCGATGCTGGACAGTTCCTCGCGATTGTCGAGGAGACCCTAAAAGCCTACCGGTAGGAGAGGAGACACATGGCAAACTGGATGATCGTCCAGGTTCTCGTATCAATCGGTGTGATTCTCGTCGTAATTTTCCAACCCCGTAAGGCGGGGTTGGGAGGTGGAATATTTGGAGGGTCTACCCGGGCGGATAAAAGCAGTAAATTCAAAAACCTGTCCATCTTGGGCAAGCTGACAGTTCTATTTTCAACGGTGTTCATGATTCTGTCTCTTGTCTTTGCCTTCTTCTTGGTGTAAGGATAAGGATAGGGTGGCGAGGTGTGCCGCTACCCTGAATATCGCTCGCTCAATTCGCTCCGTTTAGTTGCTGATATCGTTCCTGAACCGAAGCGGGGCTTTTCACGACTCACGAGGGAATGGCCCGCGGATTGGCGAGGAATATCTCCCTGGTCAACAATGTAGGACGTGTTGTACTGTAGACCACGACCACACCACGGTGACGGTGGAAATCATTGCCTGCCGCGCTGGGGTTTTTCCTGCGGTGTCTGACTGAGGCATGCCATCCTCTATCGCAAAGCCGGTTATAGTCCGGAGTCTTGAAGGATGGTGGCTGATTCTCTGGAAAGGAGGTGGTCATGGGAATCCCGGCTCAAAGTTGCCTGAGATTCCTGATGTATTCGGTGTTGGAGTCGTTAGCAGGGGACGTTTGCCACTTGATATGAGCAGGGGTTTTGAGGAGGTTTCCAAGTAGTCAACCAGTCGACGGAACCGACAGCAGCGAACATAAAAATAGAGGGTGGGGCTTTGAACCCGCTCAGTCTTTTGTCATTGCACCCTTCTATAGAGTGCTTTCAGAGGAGGAATGTACCGTGAAAAAGATGATCATCGGGGTCGTCGCTGTGTGTGTCTGCCTTATTGCAGGCATGGCCTTTGCCCAAGTCAAAAATCCGGATACCTATATCATGCTGACCATCTCCGAACCGGATACCCTTGATCCGCATCAGGCGTATGATACCGCCAGCGGTGAAGTCATTAGCTTTGTGTATGATAACTTGATTGCCTACCAGAAAGACAGTATGACCGAATTCATACCTTGGTTGTCCCTGAAGGTGCCCAGCCTGGAGAATGGGCTGATCCATGATGGTGGGAAAACCTATGTTTTCCCCATTCGGGAAGGAGTGACTTTTCACAACGACCGGCCTTTGACCCCCGAAGATGTCGAGTATACCTTCGAGCGGGGCATCCTGGCCGACCCGGCGGCCGGCCCGATGCATATGCTGATTGATTCCCTCTTCGATAAGCCGAACCTGGCGAACTTTGTCGCTGAAACGGTAGGCGTGAACCTAATGGAAGCGTTAACCGAAGACCGTGAACTGGTCAACGAGGAAGATGCGCAGAAGCTGATCGATTTCTACAATGAATACATTGATCCGGCAATTGAAGTCGAGGGCAATACCGTAGTATTTAACCTGGTCCGTTCTTTTGGCCCTTTTCTCAGTATTTTGACCCGATATGCCAGTTGGGGTGCGATTCTGGATCGAGAAACCAGTATTGAAATGGGGCTCTGGGATGGTGAGGCCGATGGATGGTGGCGTTACTACAACCTGCGGAAAGAAGAAAGTCCGATCTTTGCGTCGGCCAATGGAACCGGACCATTCAAGCTTGTGAATTGGGACCGGGCCCAGCAGAAAGTGATACTCGAGAGATTTGATGGCTTTTGGGGCGATCCGGCTAAAATCAAAACAGCCGTCATCTGGGGAATTGAGGAATGGGGAACCCGCCGGGCGATGCTCGAAGCTGGCGATGCCGATCAGATCCATTGCCCCCAACAATTTTACGAACAGGTCATGGGGCTGCCCAATATCGATGTCGATATCCACGAAACGGTGATGATCGATGCCATGCAGTTGGTTTGGGAGGTGGGTCCGGGGAGCCCCTATCTTGGAAGCGGTCAGTTGGACGGTGAGGGAATTCCACCGGACTTTTTCAGTGACGTGCACGTCCGCCGGGCCTTCAACTTTAGCCTGGACTACGATACCCTGATCAATGTGGCCCTGAGTGGTCTGGCGACCCGCTTGCCTTCCGTCCTCCCCAAAGGGTTTATGGGCTGGAACGAAGATCAGGTGCGATACGAGTTTGACCTAAAGAAGGCTCGGGAGGAATTCCAGAAGGCTTGGGGGGGTAAACTATGGGAAACCGGGTTCAAGATCACCCTCTTCTACAATATCGGTAACGAAAGGCGGCGAGCCATCTGTGAAATGCTCCAGGAGAACATTGAGTCTTTGAATCCTAAATTCCAGGTTGAGGTAGTGGGTCTTGAGTGGCCGACCCTCCTTGACGCCTACCGGAACGAGCACATGCCCGCCTTTATCATGGGGTGGATGGCGGATTTCGCGGATCCACACAATTTCATTTACGCCTACCTTCACAGCAAGGGCACCTTCGGTGCTTTCTTAGGTCAGCCATTCCGTGATTTCGCCGAAGAACATTTCAACAGCTTAATCGAACAGGCGGTGGCCGAGGTCGACCCGAAGATCCGGGAAGCCCTCTATGAGAAAATTCAGCTCATCGCCTATGAACATGCCGCCTTCGGAATTCCCCTTCTCCAGCCCCGGTTGATTTTCCCGCGGCGCGGCTGGGTCCAGGATTGGGATTTCCATCCCATGCGGCCGGGTGAGGTGAATTTTCTCTCGGTTTGGAAAGCCGAGTAATTTCTGATCAATACCCAGGGGGAATTCTTACGGGACCTCCCCTATGGATATGGAGGCCTTGACGGTGCTTTTCTATATTATCCGGCGCCTGTTGTTCCTTCCCCTCACCTTGCTGGGTATTTCGTTGATTATATTTTTAATGTTTATGCGTCTTACTCCCGAACAGCGAGTCGCCCTGTACATCACCGGGCCCGAGCGCCTCAAGGGTGACAGCGTGGAGCGGATCATCGAACTTCACGGTTTACGGGATCCCTGGCACCTACAGTATGGGCGCTGGATCGGAAACGTCGTCCGGGGCAACCTGGGCTGGTCTACTGTGGGAAGGGAACCGGTGTTCGACGCGCTCATCCGCCGCTTTCCCTATACCCTGGAACTGGCCGTGCTTTCCGGTATTCCGATTATCCTTCTGGGGATATGGCTGGGTGTTTTGTCCGCGACCAACCATAACCGGCCGCTTGACCACGCCCTGCGGATATCCGCCGTGGTGGGCTGGTCTTTTCCCGATTTCGTCTTCGGATTTTTTGTCATGATGATCTTTTACAGTATCCTGGGCTGGTTTCCACCCGGTACCTTGAGCTACGAGGCTGGTCTTATCGTGAGGTCGGAGCAGTTTCGAATCATAACCGGGATAATCACCCTGGATTCGCTACTCAACGCGCGCTTTGATGTATTCCTTGATGCGATCCGGCGGTTGGCCGGCCCGGTTCTGACCCTGACCTATTTAGGTTTTGCCTATATCCTGCGTATCACCCGTTCTGCGATGCTGGAAGTCCTCGAGAAGGATTATGTCCGGACGGCCCGGGCCAAGGGTCTTGCCGAAGGGGTGGTTATTTATAAGCACGCTCGGCGTAATGCTTTGATCCCGGTTGCGACGGAGAGTGGCCAGACCATCGTCGCGCTCTTGGGTGGAACGGTGATCGTGGAAACGATTTTCAACCGGATCGGAGTGGGAAGCTTCCTGGCCGCGGCGGCTCAACAACTTGATTTCGCCTCGGTGATTGGGGGAAGCCTGCTTTTTGGAGTCATCCTGGTAATTGGTAATCTCCTGGTCGATATTTCCTATACTCTGATCGATCCCCGGATACGGTTGGAATGAGCGATGAAACGAAGAGAGTGGTGGGCGCTCCGGAAATTCTTTTTGAATACCTCAGCCGTACTGGGTTTCTCGTTGCTATTATTTTTCATAGTGATCGCCGTTTTTGCCCCATACATCGCCCCGCCGCGGGCTGGACGGGATCCCTATCTGATGCCGGTCGTGGAATGGAGTCCCAACCCGCAACCGCCTTCCCCCGACTTTCCCTTCGGCGTGGCTGGAAGGCGGGATATTTTTTATGGAGTGATTTGGGGGACCAGAACTGCCTTTCGGGTGGGAATCGTAGTGACGGCGGTCTCCACTCTGATCGGCTTGGTGGTGGGCTCCCTGGGCGGATATTTCGGCATGTTCCTCGATGAAGTCTTGATGCGGATCACCGACATCTTCCTGGCCATCCCTTTTATGGTTGCCGCTGTCGTGATGGCCACCGTCTTCGGGGCGGGTCTTGACAACGTGATTTTGGCACTGATCGCTTTCAGCTGGATGTATCCGGCCCGGTTGATCCGAGGCAACATCATGCAGATCAAGGAAGAACAGTACGTAACCGCCGCTCGATCTCTGGGAATCAGCCATTTTTTCGTCATTTTACGCCACATCTTACCTAATTCTATTTTTCCGGTATTAATCCAGGCCTCCATGCGCATGGGCTCTTTGGTGATCACCGCCGCCGCGCTGAGTTTTTTGGGGATTGGCGCCCGGGAGAATTTCGCTGATTGGGGAGGGCTTCTCAATTACGCCCGAAATTGGATGCTCGGAGGTAGCGGAGACATGGGGAGATACTGGTTCATGATCTTCTTTCCCGGTGTGGCGATGGTTCTTTTCGTTCTGGCCTGGAATCTGGTCGGTGATGCGTTGCGGGACATTTTTGATCCAAGATTGCGGTTATGAATACAGCTGAAAAGGGAAATAACGTTTTGCTCGCTGTAGAGGGTTTGAAGGTATATTTCTACGGGCACGATGGGCAGGAACTGAAAGCGGTGGATGGGGTAGATTTCCAGGTCGATCGTGGGAAAACTCTGGCGCTGGTCGGAGAATCGGGGTGTGGTAAAAGCGTCACCTCACTGAGTATTCTCCGACTCATCGACAGGAATGGTAAGATTGTCGGCGGGAACGTGTACTTTGAAGGGAAGGACTTGACGGCGTTATCGGATGAACAGATTCGGCGGATTCGGGGAAAAGACATCTCCATGATTTTTCAGGAGCCTTCTTCGGCCCTGAACCCCGTGTATACCATCGGAGACCAGATCATGGAAGCGGTGGTTCTGCACCAGAAAGTACCGCTTCGGGAAGCCCGCCGGATTGCCGGGGAAATGCTCCAACTGGTGGGGATTCCGGATCCGGAGAAACAGCTTGACGAATATCCCTATGCCCTTTCGGGAGGCATGAAACAACGTTCGATGATCGCCATGGCCCTTTCCTGTCACCCAAAACTTCTGATCGCCGACGAACCGACCACTTCACTGGACGTAACCATCCAGGCTCAGATTCTGGAGTTGATCAAG
This genomic window from Atribacteraceae bacterium contains:
- the tpiA gene encoding triose-phosphate isomerase — translated: MSRIPITAGNWKMHKTTEEASAFAEALLSDLPVRAGGAMEIIICPPFTSLGSLQQKVYGTPVKLGAQNMHGENWGAFTGEISPAMLVDVGCTYVILGHSERRHIFGEKSADIGRKVAAALAHDLRPILCVGETIEEREAKRTESVIKGQLAAGIAGVTEDKAETLVIAYEPVWAIGTGRAAAPADARQVIEFIRRELAGAWNVKTSERCRILYGGSVKGENVFEFVQDKDIDGTLVGGASLDAGQFLAIVEETLKAYR
- the ugpC gene encoding sn-glycerol-3-phosphate ABC transporter ATP-binding protein UgpC, producing the protein MASVVFKDIVKRFGEVMAVNKVSLDIQNEEFIVLVGPSGCGKTTTLRMLAGLEEIDSGEIFIGETLVNDVPPKDRDIAMVFQNYALYPHMDVYNNMAFGLKLRKFPRTEIDQRVKEAADLLGIGELLGRKPKQLSGGQRQRVAVGRAIVRHPKVFLFDEPLSNLDAKLRVQMRAELSKLHNRLKTTMIYVTHDQIEAMTMGDRIVVMRDGLVQQVGSPIALYNEPVNKFVAGFIGTPSMNFLDVVVKKEGDNIILDGQSFKIQIPPDYKAKLEPLVNQEATFGIRPQDIYDLRYAREMEHNHGNLIEATVDVVEPLGSEQIIYLTCGAHTIVAVLDMQTHTDVGDFLSAVVDTAKIHVFKNDTEVAII
- a CDS encoding ABC transporter ATP-binding protein, which gives rise to MNTAEKGNNVLLAVEGLKVYFYGHDGQELKAVDGVDFQVDRGKTLALVGESGCGKSVTSLSILRLIDRNGKIVGGNVYFEGKDLTALSDEQIRRIRGKDISMIFQEPSSALNPVYTIGDQIMEAVVLHQKVPLREARRIAGEMLQLVGIPDPEKQLDEYPYALSGGMKQRSMIAMALSCHPKLLIADEPTTSLDVTIQAQILELIKGLQKKLAMTVILITHDLGVVADMADRILVMYAGKVMESGTRREIFKNPHHPYTRGLLCSIPRLDSRTPRLATIPGVVPDPTSFPEGCRFQNRCPDCLPCCVVEPARWEISPGHYVYCHNLRGPFEHSWAGSPNE
- a CDS encoding ABC transporter permease — protein: MKRREWWALRKFFLNTSAVLGFSLLLFFIVIAVFAPYIAPPRAGRDPYLMPVVEWSPNPQPPSPDFPFGVAGRRDIFYGVIWGTRTAFRVGIVVTAVSTLIGLVVGSLGGYFGMFLDEVLMRITDIFLAIPFMVAAVVMATVFGAGLDNVILALIAFSWMYPARLIRGNIMQIKEEQYVTAARSLGISHFFVILRHILPNSIFPVLIQASMRMGSLVITAAALSFLGIGARENFADWGGLLNYARNWMLGGSGDMGRYWFMIFFPGVAMVLFVLAWNLVGDALRDIFDPRLRL
- the whiA gene encoding DNA-binding protein WhiA, whose product is MIDFHERVKQELNALFPVEPLLVRAEWTGLLRGGGVYRQDSEGAAISFVHRELALIKKIIYFQKLLFPGFLHSLSRIDREGLSRGTYYQVIISHGPAHNLILDLNSNEDVIFNTGTHGFDHYIRGFFEARGYLGNPRRAYHLEFPISSGSLAERIMGRLSEESLAFTLRYRKGEYSLYTKKGSTIGDFLRFIGALRAYLEFEKITVEKSTINDIIRWANCETANLDKVVQSSSRQRRLIALLNTENLPPPLREIADLRVKYPFMSMRELGDRCNPILSKTEVFRRLRRIERQAIREGVDREEKLT
- the uvrC gene encoding excinuclease ABC subunit UvrC: KARYARHEVAREDIGSLPAACGVYLFKNRKAEVIYVGKAINIVKRVKSHLSRSPSVFRRNLADEIHSVATILTHNEHEALLLEEELIKNYRPRYNLRLRDDKSYPYLCFSRDGKFPAVSFTRRKTAKNGLFFGPYTDSRKTREGLKILRSIFQIRGCKHPENRFPLVRPCLDHEVGLCSAPCVGKVTEDVYQENLWDAHAFLRGEFKNVEERLERDMWASAKDLDFEKAVYFRGRLEAVRKIMIRYRLVLEEAADVDFIEGGFWEGLAGVTVVKIRRGCLVGSENYLVTLEGQPEHHDLIQEFLESFYSDVDFVPPRLVVAVQNQDDLRQNASELSFPLNVTLPRDDRERDLLTLARENIKKTLEGERRRILLKEMAGEELLIRTRDVLVLPMLPRLVDAVDISTFQGDETVGVVVSFQEGRPAKKRYRKFILKGGEAPDDYAAIDAVLVRYFRQLQCQNRDLPDFLLVDGGEGQLSAARQAMNKVGVQIPAAALAKGFEEIHLLSGSSPLRLPDHSEVLRFLQRVRDEAHRFALGFHRLRRNKRGFEGILDGIPGVGPVRKKRLLTAFNNLGDLLEVTPQEASQTLRIPQQVIDEIRIRLRSRFADK
- the gap gene encoding type I glyceraldehyde-3-phosphate dehydrogenase — translated: MKIGINGFGRIGRLVYRRMLEMGDFDVVAVNDLTKTEVLAHLLKYDSVHGSIGNEVSTQDNAILVDGKPLQVFAQKDPGQLPWKDLGVSLVIESTGRFTDRNSASLHLQAGASKVIISAPAKQPDVTIVMGVNEAMYKAAEHHIVSNASCTTNCLAPVVKVLHDHFSVVKGYMTTIHAYTNDQVILDFPHKDLRRARAAGLSMIPTTTGAARAIGEVMPELKGKLDGGAIRVPIPDVSVVDFVALVERETTAEAVNGALKNAADGPMKGILAYNDLPLVSVDYLHSTYSSIVDGLSTKVSGNLLKVLAWYDNEWGYSCRTVDLVRYMMA
- a CDS encoding ABC transporter substrate-binding protein, with the translated sequence MIIGVVAVCVCLIAGMAFAQVKNPDTYIMLTISEPDTLDPHQAYDTASGEVISFVYDNLIAYQKDSMTEFIPWLSLKVPSLENGLIHDGGKTYVFPIREGVTFHNDRPLTPEDVEYTFERGILADPAAGPMHMLIDSLFDKPNLANFVAETVGVNLMEALTEDRELVNEEDAQKLIDFYNEYIDPAIEVEGNTVVFNLVRSFGPFLSILTRYASWGAILDRETSIEMGLWDGEADGWWRYYNLRKEESPIFASANGTGPFKLVNWDRAQQKVILERFDGFWGDPAKIKTAVIWGIEEWGTRRAMLEAGDADQIHCPQQFYEQVMGLPNIDVDIHETVMIDAMQLVWEVGPGSPYLGSGQLDGEGIPPDFFSDVHVRRAFNFSLDYDTLINVALSGLATRLPSVLPKGFMGWNEDQVRYEFDLKKAREEFQKAWGGKLWETGFKITLFYNIGNERRRAICEMLQENIESLNPKFQVEVVGLEWPTLLDAYRNEHMPAFIMGWMADFADPHNFIYAYLHSKGTFGAFLGQPFRDFAEEHFNSLIEQAVAEVDPKIREALYEKIQLIAYEHAAFGIPLLQPRLIFPRRGWVQDWDFHPMRPGEVNFLSVWKAE
- the secG gene encoding preprotein translocase subunit SecG yields the protein MANWMIVQVLVSIGVILVVIFQPRKAGLGGGIFGGSTRADKSSKFKNLSILGKLTVLFSTVFMILSLVFAFFLV
- a CDS encoding ABC transporter permease; protein product: MLFYIIRRLLFLPLTLLGISLIIFLMFMRLTPEQRVALYITGPERLKGDSVERIIELHGLRDPWHLQYGRWIGNVVRGNLGWSTVGREPVFDALIRRFPYTLELAVLSGIPIILLGIWLGVLSATNHNRPLDHALRISAVVGWSFPDFVFGFFVMMIFYSILGWFPPGTLSYEAGLIVRSEQFRIITGIITLDSLLNARFDVFLDAIRRLAGPVLTLTYLGFAYILRITRSAMLEVLEKDYVRTARAKGLAEGVVIYKHARRNALIPVATESGQTIVALLGGTVIVETIFNRIGVGSFLAAAAQQLDFASVIGGSLLFGVILVIGNLLVDISYTLIDPRIRLE